One stretch of Bordetella avium DNA includes these proteins:
- a CDS encoding putative hemolysin, with translation MAKPVGQVSPASVHCVEVGGTLELQRAGQGQLGMCTLPDGSRIEEWALFQRDRASR, from the coding sequence TTGGCCAAACCGGTTGGTCAGGTGAGTCCAGCGTCGGTGCATTGTGTTGAAGTGGGCGGCACGCTTGAGCTACAGCGGGCTGGCCAGGGCCAGCTCGGTATGTGCACCCTGCCGGATGGCAGCCGGATCGAAGAGTGGGCCCTGTTCCAGCGCGATCGCGCCTCTCGGTAA